A section of the Tamandua tetradactyla isolate mTamTet1 chromosome 4, mTamTet1.pri, whole genome shotgun sequence genome encodes:
- the PTGS2 gene encoding prostaglandin G/H synthase 2, translated as MLARALLLCAALALCNAANPCCSNPCQNRGVCMSVGFDQYKCDCTRTGFYGENCSTPEFLTRIKLLLKPTPNTVHYVLTHFKGVWNIVNNIPVLRNSIMKYVLTSRSHLIESPPTYNAHYGYKSWEAFSNLSYYTRALPPVADDCPTPMGVKGKKELPDSKEIVEKFLLRRKFIPDPQGTNMMFAFFAQHFTHQFFKTDHKRGPAFTKGLGHGVDLNHIYGETLDRQHKLRLFKDGKLKYQIIGGEMYPPTVRESQVDMIYPPHVPEHLQFAVGQEVFGLVPGLMMYATIWLREHNRVCDVLKQEHPEWDDERLFQTSRLILTGETIKIVIEDYVQQLSGYHFKLKFDPELLFNQQFQYQNRIAAEFNTLYHWHPLLPDTFQIDGQEYNYQQFLYNNSILLEHGLTQFVESFTRQSAGRVAGGRNVPLAVQNVAKASIDQSRQMKYQSLNEYRKRFLLKPYKSFEELTGEKEMAAELEELYGDIDAMELYPALLVEQPRPDAIFGETMVEIGAPFSLKGLMGNPICSPDYWKPSTFGGETGFKIINTASIQSLICNNVKGCPFTAFSVQDAQLTKAVTINASSSHSRLEDINPTVLLKGRSTDL; from the exons ATGCTCGCCCGCGCCCTGCTGCTGTGCGCTGCCCTGGCGCTCTGCAACGCAG CAAATCCTTGCTGTTCCAACCCGTGTCAAAACCGAGGTGTGTGTATGAGCGTAGGATTTGACCAGTATAAATGTGACTGCACCCGGACAGGATTCTATGGTGAAAACTGTTCAACAC CTGAATTTCTGACAAGAATAAAATTACTCCTGAAACCCACTCCGAACACCGTACACTACGTACTTACCCATTTCAAGGGAGTCTGGAATATCGTCAATAATATTCCCGTGCTGCGAAACTCTATTATGAAATACGTGCTGACAT CAAGATCACATTTGATTGAAAGTCCACCAACTTATAATGCACATTATGGCTACAAAAGCTGGGAAGCCTTTTCCAACCTCTCCTATTATACCAGAGCCCTTCCTCCGGTGGCTGATGACTGCCCAACTCCCATGGGTGTGAAAG GGAAGAAAGAGCTTCCTGATTCGAAAGAGATTGTGGAAAAGTTCCTTCTAAGAAGAAAGTTCATCCCTGATCCCCAGGGCACAAATATGATGTTTGCATTCTTTGCTCAGCACTTCACCCATCAATTTTTCAAGACAGATCACAAGCGAGGACCAGCTTTCACCAAAGGATTGGGCCATGGG GTGGACTTAAATCATATTTATGGTGAAACCCTGGATCGACAGCATAAACTGAGACTCTTCAAGGATGGAAAATTGAAATACCAG ATCATTGGTGGAGAGATGTACCCCCCCACAGTCAGAGAGTCTCAGGTCGACATGATCTACCCACCCCATGTCCCTGAGCACCTGCAGTTTGCCGTGGGGCAGGAGGTCTTCGGACTGGTGCCCGGTCTGATGATGTACGCCACCATATGGCTTCGGGAGCACAACCGTGTGTGCGATGTGCTCAAGCAGGAGCATCCAGAGTGGGATGATGAGCGGTTATTCCAGACGAGCAGACTCATACTGACAG GAGAGACTATTAAGATCGTGATTGAAGATTATGTGCAGCAGTTGAGTGGCTACCACTTCAAACTGAAGTTTGACCCAGAGCTGCTTTTCAACCAACAATTCCAGTACCAAAACCGTATTGCTGCTGAGTTTAACACACTCTACCACTGGCATCCGCTTCTGCCTGACACCTTTCAAATCGATGGCCAGGAATACAACTATCAACAGTTCCTCTACAACAACTCTATATTACTGGAGCATGGCCTTACGCAGTTCGTTGAATCCTTCACCAGGCAGAGTGCTGGCAGG GTTGCTGGTGGCCGGAACGTCCCCCTTGCTGTCCAAAACGTAGCAAAGGCCTCAATCGACCAGAGCAGACAGATGAAATACCAGTCTCTTAATGAGTACCGCAAACGCTTTCTGCTGAAGCCCTATAAATCCTTTGAAGAACTTACAG GAGAGAAGGAGATGGCAGCGGAGTTAGAGGAACTCTACGGTGACATCGATGCCATGGAACTGTACCCTGCCCTTCTGGTAGAACAGCCGCGTCCGGATGCCATCTTCGGTGAGACCATGGTAGAAATCGGAGCTCCATTCTCCTTGAAAGGACTCATGGGGAATCCCATATGTTCTCCTGACTACTGGAAGCCTAGCACGTTTGGTGGAGAAACAGGCTTTAAAATCATCAACACAGCCTCCATCCAGTCTCTCATCTGCAATAACGTGAAAGGCTGTCCCTTCACTGCCTTCAGTGTTCAGGATGCACAACTCACCAAAGCTGTCACCATCAATGCAAGCTCTTCCCACTCCAGACTCGAGGATATCAATCCCACAGTACTGCTGAAAGGACGTTCAACTGACCTATAG